TCCACTACGATGTCGATGTCCAGGTTCGAACGCCGCAGGAGCAGGTCGCGGATAAAGCCACCCACCGCATAGGCTTTGTAGCCCAGGCCTTCCGCCAGCTCGCCGAAATCCTTCAGGAGCTGGATCACGTCCCTCGGAAGCTGCTCGGCCATGACGCCCGTGACGTTCTTGCGCCGCCCCAGTTCGTCCCCGACCAGATCGTCCCGAAGCGCCCTCGGAACGTTTGAATGATCCCTCACGAGAAAATTCAGCAGGTCCTTGCGGGTGATGACGCCCACCAGCCGGTCGCCTTCCAGGACGGGAAGGATCCGCTGCTGGTGTTCCACCAGGTGCTTCTGGATTTCAAGAAGCGGCGTTTCCGGAGTCACCGTGGAAAAATCGGGGTTCATGTAGTCCTTGACCCGCTGCGATTTGAGCCCGTGATAAATGGCCTTTTCGACCACCTGCCGGTTGATCAGCCCGACCACGACCTCGCCGTCCACCACCGGCATGGCGTTGATGTTGTACCGGAGCAAGAGTTCTTCCGCGTCGCCGAGGCGATGCTCCGGCCCGATGTGGATCACGGGGCGGCTCATGAGGTGGCGCGCGGTGACGGCGGGCTTGATGACGCTTTGAAGTACTTCGAACAGCCGATCCTCCGCCTGGATGAGCGTGAGATCCCGGATGGTGGCCGACGCCGCCGTCGCGTGGCCGCCTCCTCCGAAGTAGGCGGCCACCTCCCCCACGTTCACCTCCTCGATGCGGCTTCGAGCCACCAGGTAGATGCGCTCATCCATGCGGGCCAGGGCGAAGACGACATCGAGGTTTTCCATGTCTTTGAGCTTGTGCACCAGGACGGCGAAGTCCCCCACGTATTTGTCCGTTGAGACCGTTGCGACGCAAACGTCGACACCTTGGATGTTGTATTTTCTGGCTGACTTGACCAGCTCGTTCAGCAGGGCCACCTGTTCCGCGGTGAGTTCGCGGGTCAGCAGGTCTGCCACCACGTTGAGGTCCGCGCCGGAGCGCAGCAGAAACGCCGCGGCCTCGAGATCTTCGGGGGTCGTGGAACTGAAGGTGAAAGACCCTGTATCCTCGAAGATGCCGAGGATCATGATGGTTGCTTCCTCGGGGGTGATCGGCAGGGCCCGTTCCCGGATGATTTGCGTGAGCAGCGTCACCGTGGCGCCCACGGGCCGCACCAGTTCAAACCGCCCCCGCACATCGTCTTCCGCATCGGGGTGATGGTCGTAGATATGGATTTCCAGGCCGGGCCGCCCCACGATTTCGGCAAATCGCCCGATGCGCGACATCTGCCGGGTGTCCACCAGGATCAGCCGTTCGACCTGATCCAGGTCCAAGTTTTTCAGCCTGGCGAAATTATAGAGATAGCTTGCGGCGCTCACGAAAAATTCACGAAGCGTCCGCTCTTGGGATCCCGGGAACACCATGACGGCTTCGGGATAAAGCTTTTTCGCGGCCACCATGGACGCCATGGCGTCGAAATCCGCGTTGAGGTGCGTGGTGATGATCTCCATCGACAGCTATCCATCGGTCCCTTCCTCGAAAAGGCTGCGGCCGGCGCTCGAGCCGCCGGAGGTCCCATCAGGGCCGCGGGTGGAACCTCCGGTGGATTTCCTTCAGCCTGACCCGTGCCACGTGGGTGTAAATCTGGGTGGTTGAAATGTCCGCATGGCCGAGCAGCGCCTGCAGGACCCGCAGATCCGCCCCGTTTTCCAGGAGATGCGTGGCGAACGAATGCCGCAGCATGTGCGGCGTGATGGGCTGTTGAATACCGGCCCTCACGGCGAGCGCCCGAATCAGTTTCCAGACGCCTTGCCGGCTGAGCGGTCGGCCCCGGTGATTGACGAATACGTGAGGCGGTGAAGGCCGGCCGACCAGCTGCGGGCGGCCCTGTTCCAAGTACACACGGAGCGCCTCCGCCGCCCAGTCGCCCAGCGGAACAAGTCGTTCCTTGTTTCCCTTTCCGCGGACGACCATCGCCCCTTCTTCCAGGTGCAGCTGCTTGAGAAGGAGCTCCGTCAGTTCAGAAACCCGTAACCCCGTGGCGTAGAAGACTTCCAGGAGCGCCCGGTTTCGCCGGCCGAGAGCGGTCGTCGGATCGGGGGCGGCCAGGAGTCTTTCCACCTCCTCAGTGGAAAGCACCCGGGGAAGACGCTGATCGCCCCGGGGCGTTCTGAGCCTCGCCGCCACATTCCCCTTCACCACCCCCCGCCGTTCCAGAAACCGCATGAACGACCGGAGGCTCGCCATCCGCCTGGCTCTGCTTCCGGCGGAAAGGTGTGCGGCCTCCAGTTCACGGAAGTAGCCGCGAAACGTTTCCAGGGACGCGTCTTCCCACCGGTTCACGCCGCGGTCCTTCAG
This is a stretch of genomic DNA from Desulfoglaeba alkanexedens ALDC. It encodes these proteins:
- a CDS encoding CBS domain-containing protein encodes the protein MEIITTHLNADFDAMASMVAAKKLYPEAVMVFPGSQERTLREFFVSAASYLYNFARLKNLDLDQVERLILVDTRQMSRIGRFAEIVGRPGLEIHIYDHHPDAEDDVRGRFELVRPVGATVTLLTQIIRERALPITPEEATIMILGIFEDTGSFTFSSTTPEDLEAAAFLLRSGADLNVVADLLTRELTAEQVALLNELVKSARKYNIQGVDVCVATVSTDKYVGDFAVLVHKLKDMENLDVVFALARMDERIYLVARSRIEEVNVGEVAAYFGGGGHATAASATIRDLTLIQAEDRLFEVLQSVIKPAVTARHLMSRPVIHIGPEHRLGDAEELLLRYNINAMPVVDGEVVVGLINRQVVEKAIYHGLKSQRVKDYMNPDFSTVTPETPLLEIQKHLVEHQQRILPVLEGDRLVGVITRKDLLNFLVRDHSNVPRALRDDLVGDELGRRKNVTGVMAEQLPRDVIQLLKDFGELAEGLGYKAYAVGGFIRDLLLRRSNLDIDIVVEGDGIRFARAFAEKYGVRARCHKKFNTAVLIFPDGLKVDVATARLEYYQYPAALPVVQFGSLKMDLYRRDFTINTLAVALNPEEFGELIDFFGGQKDIKDKAVRVLHNLSFVEDPTRILRAVRFEQRFSFKVGKQTAGLMRNTVKMGLLSKLGGHRLFHELQQILMEEDPLPAIRRMGEFELLAAFHPSLRYDAHMQALFARVKEVISWYELSFLDEPLESWWVYFLVLFSRLSRKELKQVLDRLEIPLSRQERIVWTYNRVDHLLGTFFRLPDPRPSDIYRALQPFRPEELLFLMVQATCEDVRRIVSHYCHRYRHVQTELKGRDLKAMGFPPGPLYSRILNDLLDARLNGQVRSRAEELEFVKARWPVLEKASNGS
- the xerD gene encoding site-specific tyrosine recombinase XerD is translated as MDHEVDQFLDHLRIERGLSANTLYAYGGDLAALTAYLKDRGVNRWEDASLETFRGYFRELEAAHLSAGSRARRMASLRSFMRFLERRGVVKGNVAARLRTPRGDQRLPRVLSTEEVERLLAAPDPTTALGRRNRALLEVFYATGLRVSELTELLLKQLHLEEGAMVVRGKGNKERLVPLGDWAAEALRVYLEQGRPQLVGRPSPPHVFVNHRGRPLSRQGVWKLIRALAVRAGIQQPITPHMLRHSFATHLLENGADLRVLQALLGHADISTTQIYTHVARVRLKEIHRRFHPRP